In Vanessa atalanta chromosome 17, ilVanAtal1.2, whole genome shotgun sequence, one DNA window encodes the following:
- the LOC125070655 gene encoding cytadherence high molecular weight protein 3-like: protein MKFLIVFALCAATASALFEIPDLVAQEAAEIQQILDIINDPNTDPATAAALEQLLVDVLGNKPEPIDVGPAIVDGDYESISVGPAIVDQIVSSPESSPLVQIIINIKPGSGNPVVVEGLPEVEPTPVIVEEKPEIEPTPVIVEEKPEIEPTPVIVEEKPVAPEPVIVAPVIIPEPVITLPGILNINMKFFVVFALCVAAATANVISPIVVNDEAAEIQQIMDAINHPSTDPATAALLEQMLNEVLGLTKPEPIDVGPAIVEGDYESISVGPAIVEEVVPAPVIPEINNSPLVQIIINVKPGSGNPVVVEGMPEVAPTPVIVEEKPEIEPTPVIVEEKPVAPEPVIVAPVVIPEPVITLPDILN, encoded by the exons atgaaattcttAATTGTCTTCGCTTTATGCGCCGCCACGGCTTCTGCCCTCTTCGAAATACCTGACCTGGTGGCTCAAGAGGCTGCTGAAATTCAACAGATCTTAGACATCATCAACGACCCCAACACTGACCCCGCCACCGCCGCTGCTCTCGAACAATTGCTCGTTGACGTACTCGGAAATAAGCCCGAACCTATCGATGTCGGACCTGCCATCGTTGACGGTGACTACGAATCCATCTCTGTTGGACCTGCCATCGTCGATCAAATCGTGTCCTCCCCCGAGAGCTCTCCTCTCGTCCAAATCATCATTAACATCAAGCCTGGTTCTGGCAATCCCGTAGTTGTTGAAGGTCTTCCTGAGGTCGAGCCCACCCCCGTGATCGTCGAAGAGAAACCCGAGATTGAGCCCACCCCCGTGATCGTCGAAGAGAAACCCGAGATTGAGCCCACCCCCGTGATCGTCGAGGAGAAGCCTGTGGCTCCCGAACCCGTTATTGTTGCTCCCGTGATCATCCCCGAACCTGTCATTACTCTCCCTGGCATCCTCAAC atcAATATGAAATTCTTCGTTGTATTTGCTCTGTGCGTCGCTGCGGCCACCGCCAACGTCATCAGCCCCATCGTGGTCAATGATGAAGCAGCTGAAATCCAACAGATTATGGATGCAATCAACCACCCCAGCACAGACCCTGCCACCGCCGCTCTTTTAGAACAAATGTTGAACGAAGTTCTCGGTCTAACTAAGCCCGAACCTATCGATGTCGGACCTGCCATCGTTGAGGGTGACTACGAATCCATCTCAGTCGGACCTGCTATCGTCGAAGAGGTCGTACCCGCTCCCGTGATTCCTGAAATCAACAACTCCCCTCTTGTCCAAATCATCATCAATGTCAAGCCTGGTTCTGGCAATCCCGTCGTTGTCGAAGGTATGCCCGAGGTCGCGCCCACTCCCGTGATCGTTGAAGAGAAGCCCGAGATCGAGCCCACCCCCGTGATCGTCGAAGAGAAGCCTGTGGCTCCCGAACCCGTTATTGTTGCCCCTGTGGTCATCCCCGAACCCGTCATTACTCTTCCTGACATTCTCAACTAA
- the LOC125070254 gene encoding serine/threonine-protein kinase C-like, whose amino-acid sequence MKFLIFFGLLAAVATAENARGDPRIFNIIGGILDLLNPKPAERPTVVDKPVVVEGPLQPIIVGPAIVNPEYEQISVGPAIVDFEEIAVGPAIVDETAPVVPAPVPSPVFPITSPLVQVIVNVESNGAGNPVSVEGVEPTPVIVVPAPVPAPEPVIVVDKPTVTEPVIVAPAPVPEPEPVIVVDKPSY is encoded by the exons ATGAAATTCCTCATATTCTTCGGACTCTTAGCTGCTGTGGCTACGGCTGAAAATGCCAGAGGTGATCCtcgtatttttaacattattggcGGCATCCTAGATCTCCTGAACCCAAAACCCGCTGAAAGGCCCACTGTTGTCGATAAGCCAGTTGTAGTAGAAGGCCCTCTTCAGCCTATCATTGTTGGACCTGCAATCGTTAACCCAGAATATGAACAAATTTCCGTCGGACCCGCCATCGTAGACTTTGAAGAG ATTGCCGTTGGACCCGCTATCGTCGATGAAACTGCTCCCGTTGTC CCCGCTCCCGTCCCCTCTCCCGTGTTCCCCATCACCTCCCCTCTTGTACAAGTCATCGTTAACGTTGAGTCCAACGGCGCTGGCAATCCCGTGTCCGTCGAGGGTGTAGAACCCACCCCCGTCATCGTTGTTCCTGCACCCGTGCCCGCGCCCGAACCAGTGATCGTCGTTGACAAGCCCACAGTTACTGAGCCCGTCATCGTTGCTCCTGCTCCCGTGCCTGAGCCCG